From a region of the Notolabrus celidotus isolate fNotCel1 chromosome 14, fNotCel1.pri, whole genome shotgun sequence genome:
- the LOC117825741 gene encoding diablo homolog, mitochondrial-like gives MAALRTVTSYLRLLRSSARVLTRSRKPGTWTNVLYTSIASMTVGGGLCAIPFRQVDNLSHDSLIKRAASLVTDSSSTYLSQTTLALIDAITEYAKAVHTLIALQRRYLDALGKMTPGEEDTIWQVIISQRAAVSDRQDECKRFELTWITAFKLCETAAEAAYTSGAEHASIGVRTNMQVAQTQVEEAQKLSADADKKLAAAKVMEVERMTQYSASLENTNEEEEVPEAYLRED, from the exons ATGGCCGCGCTGCGGACGGTAACAAGCTACCTTCGTCTCCTTAG GAGTTCTGCTCGTGTCCTGACAAGAAGCAGGAAACCGGGGACATGGACAAATGTTCTGTACACCAGTATAGCGTCTATGACCGTCGGCGGTGGGCTGTGTGCGATACCTTTTAGACAG GTTGACAATCTCTCACATGATTCTCTGATCAAACGAGCAGCTTCTCTGGTGACCGACAGTTCAAGCACCTATCTCTCTCAGACCACCCTCGCTCTTATAGATGCCATCACAGAATATGCAAAG GCTGTGCACACACTCATCGCCCTCCAACGGCGATATTTGGACGCTTTGGGTAAAATGACTCCAGGAGAAGAGGACACAATCTGGCAGGTGATCATTAGCCAGCGTGCGGCG GTTAGTGACAGACAAGACGAATGCAAGCGCTTCGAGTTAACCTGGATAACTGCATTCAAGCTGTGTGAAACTGCAGCAGAGGCGGCATACACATCAG GAGCTGAACACGCGTCCATCGGAGTGAGGACAAACATGCAGGTGGCCCAGACGCAGGTGGAGGAGGCACAGAAACTGTCAGCGGATGCAGATAAGAAGCTGGCTGCGGCTAAAGTAATGGAGGTTGAGAGGATGACACAGTATTCTGCATCCTTAGAGAATActaatgaagaggaagaggtgcCTGAGGCTTATCTGAGAGAAGACTGA